Part of the Xenopus laevis strain J_2021 chromosome 2S, Xenopus_laevis_v10.1, whole genome shotgun sequence genome is shown below.
GACCAAAAGGAGTCAGAACAAAGAAGTTGGGGAAGAACAAGTAGACTCTGAGGAGAAAGTTAATGAGGACTTGGTAATTAATTTATCTAACTATACATTGACTGAAAGTGAAAAACTGTTACTCAATAGGGGTTTGACTTTTTGCCCTTCTTCACACTTTTCGTATATAGATACAATAATTGATCTTAACAAATTCACTAGAATATTGGCCTTAAAGCGCTTCTTTTGTCCTAAGGATACAATTCAGAATGAAGTATTACAACAATATGATACAACTAATTTCCTCACACAAGATGTATTAGAGGCCATAGATCAAATTAATGAAGATACAAATATGGATAATGAACAACTAACTGTGACACTTCGTGAAGAATCTAGTATGGAGAAGAAAATAATACACACAGACTTAAGAGTAAAATCACACTTTAATCCTATAGAACAGAGAGGCCCATTTGTTGAAAGATTCTATGACCTGGTGGTCaatgatttaaaaatgttaactaaGAATAGTGGTAATCAACAAATaagtaataaaagatgcaaacaAAAGAAACATAATCTTACTAAGTTAGAATATCAAGCAATGAAATCTATCACTGAAAATCAGAATATAGTGGTGAGAAACTCTGACAAGGGGGGCTCTATAGTCATACTGAACAGAGATTATTATGAATTTGATATCAAAAATCAATTAGATAATCAAGAAAACTACCAAAGACTAGATAGAGACCCCACTTTGTGCTTTCgggataaattatataaaatagtacAATATGGGAAAGAAACAGGGATTCTTAATGAGAATGAAAGAGAGTACATCTGGGTGGAACACCCTAAAATCCCAATATTTCATACCTTTCCCAAGGTACATAAGAACCCTACACATCCAAAAGGAAGACCTATAATAGCGGGCATAGGTTCCCTAAATGAAGGTCTGAGTGAATACATAGATAAACTGATACAGCCACTTGCCACCCAATTACCATCATATTTGAGAGATAGTGGAGAcgctataaataaaatatctgatATGGAATGGAAACAAAATTTTCTCTGGGTGACAATGGATGTAACAGCATTATATTCATCCATAAGACATGAAGAGGGATTGCATGCACTATATTACTGGTTAAGAGAAATTGATTTATACACATATGAACAGAATCAATTTATTATGCAAGCTGTGGAATATCTTCTAACccataattatttcatgtttaacgGGGTATACTACCTACAAAAGTGCGGGTACCGCGATGGGGGCACGCTTTGCGCCCTCATACGCAAATATATTTATGGGTTGGTTAGAAAAACATCATATTCTTAATGAACATGCCCCacaattttcaaacattttaaaatattatcgctatatcgatgatttgATATTGGTGTGGGGTGGGAATGAATTGCAATTACAAGAATATGTGAATTACTGTAACAACAACGGAAAGAACATTGCATTTACATACAAATGTGACCCTACCACCATTGAGTTTTTAGATATACAGTTTATTTCACAGGATGGTGTAGTACACACAGATGTCTATAGAAAAGTCATAAGTAGAAATTCTCTCCTACAAAGACAAAGTAGCCACCCGAGATCTTTGCTGGAGAGCATACCGACTGGACAATTCATACGTCTGAGACGGAATTGTTCCACTTGGGATGCTTTCCAGCAGAGATCTATGGAGCTATGGGATAGACTTCTAATCAGAGGATATAAAACAGATAATATAAAAAGAGCATATGAAAAGGCAGTATCAACTAACAGAGAAAAATTACTCTCAACCTatagaagtaaaaaagaaaaacattcaacacaAGGAACAGGGAGAATGAGATTTATTACTGCACATAACTTAGAAGCTGAGGAAATACGACGCATCATTCTAAGACATTGGAAGGTATTGAAGTCAGACCCGGTTTTATCTAGACTCGAGTTACAAGATCCACAATTTGTCTATAGACGTGGGTATAACCTCAGGGATAGAATATCACCAAGTATGTTACCCGAAAAAATCGACAGAAAGAATTGGCTACAGACAATAGGGACCTATAAGTGTGGGGCCAACATTTGTAAATGTTGCAGATTTATGAATGTTTCCAAAAAATACAGAGTACAGTGACAGGACAAACATACCAAAATAAGACATATGCGAATTGTCGTACTACAAATATAATATACCTTGCTACATGCAGATGTAGAAAACAATATGTAGGAAAAACATCTAGGAAAGCTAAAGACAGAATATTAGAACATATAGCCTGCATAAATAGATCTGACATATCCTCAGCTATAGCAGCACATATAATTAATGAACATAGTGCTAATGAGAATTTTATCTCTTTTCAGGTTATAGAAACTGTAAGACtgggaaaaaggaaaggagacaTAGACAAATTGTTATCTAAGAGAGAAATCAAGTGGATGTCATTATTGGAGACTGTAGTACCATATGGTTTGAACAAAGACTGTGAGATTAGGTTCTTCATTGATTAAGAGAAGTAAACCATATTCAATATATCTACAGCCCGATGAAACAATTTCCGTAATAGCGTTAGGTAAAGAGGAATTAAAAAATACCAGaatttgaatattaattaatacaataaatgtCCTCTGAATATATTATTCACAAAATAAGTTATGAATTAATATAGAACCTTATCcattgatattatattatataaattatatttattttacaacattacTACTTGAACGTGTTAAGAAATAACAACACAAAAACTGCATGATGGGTGTTTTCATTTCAAcatctttattttttcaaattgattATCTTTAAGATgcggaaaaataataatttaaacaaattaaatagaCAAGACAGATAGATATGTTTATTGATATTAAATTCACTGTATGTACATATAACTTTGATTATGAACAATTATATgggaattcatgtaaaattaacaaaaaattttttaacttttttttatataattcataaaTTGTGAACACAaatcaaatcattttatttactatatacaatataagcacttgcactttaacaaTAGATTTTATGCATCTTGATGTATTTTCATGAAtgtacacattattattaattaattgcacTATTGCACTTTTAGTCTCGAAATGATATGCACTTTGACCTTATTTGACCCTATTTAAACACTGAGACACGTGATGTAATTGTAACCCTGAGGAAGTGTCGTTTAcctagacacgaaacgcgtaggtttgcACATGTAACACGGTTAACACAGTTAACTTAAATATACAAATGTTCGCCAAATATCTCAGATCTGCAAGAGGTTAAATTCCTGACAGGAAGAATCACTTGGACTATACCAAAATACTGACCAAAAGTGCAGAATATACCTTTGAATGTTTTACTGTTAATTATGTTCTAGTTAAGAAATAAATAGTTCTAACAGAGCAGCTAACTTCTGTGGGAAAGATCATAGCCACACTCTAAACAGAATCTTTACCAGACCACAATCCTTAATGGACTTTCCCTTACCCCCTGTCTATATCCTACCATTTGGTCTGGTCCCTCCTCAGTGCTTTAGTTCCACAGAAGAGGTAAGATGTCTGTTACTGCTCTAATCACCTCAAAAGTTTTATGGTTGATTTTAAGAGTTATTCTTTTGCTGAATCAACTTGTCTTACCTCCAGCTATAGCAGCATTATGCTTTTATCAGGTTAGTAGTTTGTAGCATATTCCCAAAGTGATTAATGGAGACAGGCAGAGCACATGGGATCTAAAATGTCTGCCATGAGAAAACCTGTATGCTGTAATCCTCACAGTTATAAACTGCTTATTGTACTATGCTGAGGTTGTTATGTACTAATGTGCTATGTATATTAGCTATGTTGCTTTTCcttacattttcctgtaatatGTCAGTGGGGGTGTATTGAAttaactgcctgttgtaatgtaggtgggctggtggcctgtgatgtacctgaaattggcagcgttctccttactgttttacaggtatgtttATACTTTATGTTAAACTTCCTCTGTTATGTAAAATCCACTATACGATCACTGTTCTGTTCCTGAGTGCTTTAGTTCCACAGaagaggtgggctggtggcctgtgatgtacctgaaattggcagtgttctccttactgttttacaggtcCCCAGCAGACAGTGCCAATCAATAAAGCATTGTAAAGTTATGATATCTCTGCCTGTGTTCGAGTCCTTATGCCTGTTGCAGTAACAACCCCTACACTGGTGGAGTGTGTGGAATAGAGGGCCACGTGGGTCGGTGTGACAGAAAGAGAGGGTTACATTTGGTGCCGTGACTCGGATTACATCGATTTGCACCGGTGACCAGTGAGGATTTTCATATTCGCCAGTGGTAACTGCAGCTGATAAACAAATAAGTGGACTTTGTTCAAAGGTTTGAGAGACTATTTTACAAGGACTCTGTAAGTGGTATAGAAAGACAATATGTCTGAGCGTCGCACAACACCTCCAGGGCACTTACAATCAACCCCTGCACCACGGGGAAGAGGTATTCAATCACGTGACAAAATAAGTAATGTAAGTTTAAGTTTTGGCATGTCAGCAATTCAGCCTGAAAGTTCACTGACCAGGTCTGGTTCACCTGCACTAACTAGTCATGGTGTAGCTGAACTGCAACATCAGCAcgctgcacaggaaggaggaataATACAAGATAGTGACCCTTATTGCAGAGGTGCAGCTAGCTACATGCAGGGTACATCTGAAAACCCTCAGTTTTTGTCCGATCTTATAAAAGAAGTTGGACAACAGATTAGCCACTCAATTATAACAGGGTTAGCAGCCCAAAACACCAGACTTGGTGACACTGCGCCAGTGAGTGACAAGCAAACTGAGGAGTGGGCTAAATTAAATTGGATACTCAATGCAAAAGTAAAGGAACCCCCTGTATTTAGGGGAGATGAAAatgataaatgtactgtatatgaatggGAGGAAATTATGCAGTCTTACCTTACTAAAAAGGGTTACCAACTTGCTGAGCATGGTAAAGAGATTATGGATAGACTTATGGGTCGTGCAAAAGAACTAGTGAAAATTGGGGTCAGAAATAACCCATCTATAGATATTAAACGTGACCCAAGAGCGATTTACAGTATCTTGAAGCAACATTTTGGGGAAGCCATATCCTCCGCAACCCCATTAGCAGACTTTTATTCCACACTCCCAAAGCTTGGTGAGAGTAGTCTAGACTACTGGATTCATTTAAATCAAGTCATTGATCTTGCCAATGAGTGTTTAAAAAGGCAAGGGAAATGTGTGGAAGACCCAGGTCACGAGGTGGCAATGATGTTTATTAGACACTGCCCAGAGCCAGATTTGCAGTGTGTATTCAGGTGTAAACCCGCTGAAAAGTGGACTGTGGGTGAGGTTCAAGAAATGATGGATAGTTATCATAGAGACAAGAGACTGAGGCCCGAATGTAAGCCAGTCAAAACCATAGCTAGCAAGAAGGGGGAGATcttaaatgtatcaactgattCCCACTTTTCTGAACCTCCAGTAAAAGAGAACCTTCCATCTTATATTAAAGAGGAAGATAATACAAATGTTGAGAGATTAATTACATTGCTAGAGAAGGTAATCCCAGTTCAAGGGGCCTATCAGCACCCGGTGCTGCCTGTAACAGCTGGGTTAACCCATTCAAGGAGGCACAATACTTGTGATATATGCAAAGATGGCAAACACTCTACAAAAGCACACTGTATGATGAACAATTTATGTTTCCTGTGCTGGCAATCAGGTCATAAGAGGCAGGAATGTCCAAAAAGGAAACTGACACATCAGTTAAACTAGAAAGCCTGCATGTAGAGGGGTGTAGTGTGGGCACAAATTCACAAACCCCAATTTCCCATGATGTCCATGACCTAGAGAATTGCTATAGGGAACATGCTCAATCCATAACTGACAAGACATTGGTAGTATTTCAACGAACACAAAGGGTCGCACCATATGACAACTTGTTCTATACTACTGTTGTTGTTCAAGAAAAATGTGAACTAAATGCTATGATTGATAGTGGCTCAATGGCCTGTACAATCAGTGAACAAGTAGAGGAGAAATTAGTGcaagctaatttactaaaacaatGTTCTGGTTCACCAAGTGGTATTGTACTTGTAGGTTGTGGTGGCAACAGAGTAAACCCAAGAGCTCAGTACGAAATACTGTTAGAAATGTTTAACTGTAAAATGATTGTGCCAATACTAGTGGTGCCAGGGCAAACTGATGATATAATTATTGGTACAAATGTTATCAAACATATTATCCATCAGCTAAAAAAAGATGACAATTTTTGGAAAGTGCTAGCGGCTCCTGAAAAGCATAGCGATGAAGATTCAAATTCCTTTTTACACCTTTTAGCTAATGTAAGCCGATGGAAAGGTGACATGATCCCAGAGAAAGTAGGCACCGTAAAGCTTAATACTTGTATTGTCTTACAACCCCATCAGGAACATTTAGTATGGGGTAAACTCCCAGAGAAGTGTAGCTTATCAGTTGGGAGCACAGTTATTATAGAGCCTACTACTTCCAAGTCTTGCCCACGTAATGTATTGGTAGGGCGCTCAGTTACATCATTATGGGGTGACAGATGGATTCCCATGAAGGTGATTAATACATCTGATAAGCAAATAACCATTCGGAGAAATGCAAAAATTGCTGATGTCCACCCTTGTATTGCTTTAGAAGACTTTGAACTGGACTGTCAGGAAAAAGCAAAGCTGttacaatatcacacagtacATGAAAATACTTGCACTGGTAATTCTATGAAAGAGAATGTTCCATATCTGAGCAATATAAACCTCATGAAGATATGAGGATCGTACTGAAAAATCTTGGCTTGGAAGAGTTGAATATAGATTTATGTGAGGTCTCAGAGTTCTGGAAACAAAAACTGGGAGAACTAATTACTCATTATGAACAGATCTTTTCCAGGGGGAAGTTGGACTGTGGTGATGCCAAAGACTTTATACATCGTATAAGACTAACAGATGACCGACCTTTTCGCCTTCCATACCGAAGAGTCCCTCctgcacattttcaaaaaatgcgAGAAGTCTTGAATGAAATGGAGGAGAAGGGAATTATTCGGAAATCCAATAGCGAGTGGGCCTCACCACTTGTCTTAGCATGGAAACCGTCTGGGGAAC
Proteins encoded:
- the LOC121400704 gene encoding uncharacterized protein LOC121400704, translated to MSERRTTPPGHLQSTPAPRGRGIQSRDKISNVSLSFGMSAIQPESSLTRSGSPALTSHGVAELQHQHAAQEGGIIQDSDPYCRGAASYMQGTSENPQFLSDLIKEVGQQISHSIITGLAAQNTRLGDTAPVSDKQTEEWAKLNWILNAKVKEPPVFRGDENDKCTVYEWEEIMQSYLTKKGYQLAEHGKEIMDRLMGRAKELVKIGVRNNPSIDIKRDPRAIYSILKQHFGEAISSATPLADFYSTLPKLGESSLDYWIHLNQVIDLANECLKRQGKCVEDPGHEVAMMFIRHCPEPDLQCVFRCKPAEKWTVGEVQEMMDSYHRDKRLRPECKPVKTIASKKGEILNVSTDSHFSEPPVKENLPSYIKEEDNTNVERLITLLEKVIPVQGAYQHPVLPVTAGLTHSRRHNTCDICKDGKHSTKAHCMMNNLCFLCWQSGHKRQECPKRKLTHQLN